The following proteins come from a genomic window of Acetivibrio cellulolyticus CD2:
- a CDS encoding FHA domain-containing protein yields MAEEIIVCPECGIDKIEKSEFCEVCKYNFVMGEAYKPAIGTRTILRNTFNKHEVYFNIVINYDKALCEKDLLKKFPLNASPIVVPLDLQETLIGRSSTEQGIFPHININDPGVSHRHLKLIYNKEGNLEVLDLNTLNGTKLNSNDLEPGVNISLQDQDELIIGIWTRIKIQKV; encoded by the coding sequence ATGGCAGAAGAAATCATTGTTTGCCCGGAATGTGGAATAGATAAAATTGAAAAATCTGAATTTTGTGAGGTTTGCAAATATAACTTTGTAATGGGTGAAGCTTACAAACCGGCAATTGGAACTCGTACAATATTAAGAAATACATTTAATAAGCATGAGGTTTATTTTAATATAGTTATCAACTATGATAAAGCACTTTGCGAAAAGGATTTGCTTAAAAAATTCCCTTTAAACGCATCTCCAATAGTTGTTCCCTTAGATTTACAAGAGACTTTAATAGGCAGGAGTTCTACTGAACAAGGGATTTTTCCCCATATAAATATTAATGATCCTGGTGTTTCACATCGGCATCTAAAATTAATATATAATAAAGAAGGAAACCTCGAAGTTTTGGATTTAAATACTTTAAACGGAACAAAACTAAATAGCAATGACCTTGAACCAGGCGTAAATATTTCACTACAAGACCAAGATGAACTGATAATCGGCATTTGGACAAGAATAAAAATTCAAAAGGTCTAG